A segment of the Trifolium pratense cultivar HEN17-A07 linkage group LG7, ARS_RC_1.1, whole genome shotgun sequence genome:
TCATTGGTGATGGTGGAATAAAATACGTCCCAGAGCCTAGAGACATCAAAGAACACAAGGAAATTTGGGAAACCCAGGTAATGATTCCTTTTGCtgttaataaaaatgtttatgctTTTGGTGGTCCAACTCCGGACGCAATCAACTTGACTAGGGAAGTAGATGAGATATTCCCTTGTCTCGAGACTTGTGAGCCTAGGATTTTTGATAGTAAACCCTATAATTTCGAATATCTGCTGACTAACTATAAACCCTTTCGATCCCATCCTTACTACGGAAATACCCTTTACCTTACTTGGCTTGATCGAGTAGAACATTCCTTTGGCGATTTCCGGAAAGATTATGGGATCTTCGAGCTAGTACAGTTTTCTAGGGTAGGGCCTAAATACCAACCTGAAATGCTTATAGCTGCTATGCATTTCTTCGAGAAATCTACCAATACTTTTCAGTTTAAAAGTGGTATGATGACGCCAACCCTATTCGACGTGTCAGCCATCACAGGGTTAAGACCCACTAGCAAGACTTATAACCCTTCTGATGCAAGTGACAATATCACTTTGAACTACAAAGAGAATGCTTTTTATGCCTATATCCTTAAGCATTCAGGGCCTGAGAATGAGGAAGTCTCTGATGAGGAGCATATGGCCTTCCTCAATTTGTGGCTATCCCATTTTGTATTCTGCTCTCGATCTCTCCAAATTGCTAGGAAATTCATTCCCATGGCTGTGCAAATACATGAAGGGAGCCATTTTGCTTTAGGACGCCTTCTGTTAGCAGCCCTCTATGAATCCATTGGTGAAGTATGTGACAACCTGAAAGGTTTGACCCCTGCTAAGTCGAAGTCGAAGAAAGCTGCTACAGATGGAAGCTTTCAAGCTGTTGGGCCTATGTGGCTGCTGCAATTGTGGCTCAATGCCACTTTTGAAAAAGAACTTGGCTTGTTCATTCCTACTGAACACCAAGCTTCGATAGCCGAAAGGGAAGTCGAAGGTACTCGCTTGATAAGGCTCCAACCTAACCCCCTTGAACAGAATTCCCAACAACTTTTCATGAAGTACATGAAAATTTTCTTGGCCATTGACCAATTCAAACCTGAACATGCTCCTTTTGTAAAGAGAACTGTTGGTCCTTACTGGTTTGTCGAAGAGATGCCTGTGTTGAACCCAGATGTTGAGGAAGAGGTAAATGAAATTTGGACATCTTACTTGGATCCAACCATCCTGTCTATTCGAATTGGTACCTTATCCTCTGAATATGGATTGGTCGGATATCAACCAAATCTGGTTTCTAGACAATTTGGATTTTCGCAGATTCGACCCAACAGCATGTACTTGAGGAAGAAAAACGTTGTACTTGGGACTACAGTTACTTCTACTCTGTATGAGAAGTATTTGAAGGTTAGTCGAGAACATATTTATGGCTTCGAGCCATTTGACTTCAACCTCTCTTTTTACTGCACTCAAGAATTTGCCAACTGGTGGAGGCAATACTTTTATAGTAAGCACCTGGGAGATTCAGCACTCATCTCCAGGCTGGAGAGTGGTTTCACTCAGCCTCAGATCAATAAAATCGAACGACAAATCAAAACTGCAGGTAACTTGTCTTTCGATGTGTACTTTTCTCTTTGCCATATACTCCTGTGTTTTTCGATCTAAacatttgtttatatttcttaGTTACAAAGAAACAAGCCACAGAAACTGTGAAAACAGTTAAAGAGAAACAAGCACCAAAGTCTGTCGAAACAGTTGAAGAGCCTTCTAAGGTAATTCTAAATCGAAACTCTCCGATTGAATTTTGAAATCTCAAAGTTAAATTTTCCATCTCTTCTAATCTATTTCCACTTGCAGGCACGTAAAAGACCAACCAACACCACTTCTACTGAAACTGGCCCATCAAAGAAACCAAAACCTAGCATCGTAGTTGATAGTGAAGAAGAAGAGGTTTAATTCTTTTACTTATTActccttatttattttttccaaaacTCTTCTAATATTTCTTGTTTCGATTTTCACtaacaggaagaagaagaagcaagcTTTCGAAGGAAAAGGAGTCAGCCTCCTGTGCACATCGAAACGACTAATCCAGAAAATATTTCTGATAGCCCTTCTGCTGGAGAgaaggagaaaaagaagaaggaaaagaaagaaagaagagaaaagaagaaagaagaaaagagaggtTCAGAGGATCAAACCCGggagaagaagagaaagaagcCTAAATCTTCGAGTGATCCTTCTGCAACTGATCTCAAGACTCCTTCGATTTCGAGCGAGCAAAGAGAGCCTACCCCTAAAGCTGTGACTCAAGAGGATACTGCTATGCCTGATACGCCCTTCGATGACTCGAACAACATGCCCCAGCAAGACACTATTCCAGAGGTATTTTTACTACTTTACTTACGTTTTCTCATTTATGATAAGTAAAGTTATATTCCCTCATAACTGGTTTTGTTTTTTAGGAAATCATATCAAACAAGTCTAGTGGTGATACACTCAAAGATAGTGAGACCACTATTTCTGAAAAGATCATACCAGAGCATCCTGAATCTGCTGAAACTGATAGCAAGACTTCTCCTTTCAAGGAGTGGAACGAGACTGCAGCAGTCGAAGTCGAAGCCAATGAAACTTCCTCAGAGGAAGAAGAATTTGATTCTGAAGCCATGAAGGAAGCAGAAGCTGGAGGATCAGAATTGCTACCTGAAACTTCAACTTCGAAGCTATCAGCCAGCCTAGGGCTTCCGGAAGAAGAATTCATTGCTCTGCAAAGGGATGATTCAGAAGCTGCCTTGAAACTCTTGCTTTCCAAGAAGACCCCTGATCCTGTGAGTTCGAGCGGACCAAGTAATTCGACTGCTTCAGATTCAGAAATCAACTCTTCTGTTCGACAAGATTCCCTGATTTCCAAACTATACAATGACTTTATCAATGGAGACATTTTGGCATCAGTGGAGGAGCATCCTTCCAATGCTTTTAAGCACAAGTCTTTTCTGAATAGGTTGCACAATCCTCACACGGATGTCGAAACCCTAGGGAAGGTTATCAAACTTGAGTCTATTTTGGATCAGTTTGCTATCACTGTGCAGAATCTAAGGCGCAATTCTCAGAAACTTGCTGGTCAACAAGCTGCTTATGATGCATTATTCGAGAAGGCGATGGCCTCCCAGTCGAAAGTCGATCAGATGAAGGCACAGGTTCAACAACCAGGCCTTGGAATTTAAGAGTGCGACAATAACATTGTTGCATGGGAAGCAGAGATACAATCTTTTCGAGCTGAGATTGATGATCGAGAGAAGAAGATTCTCGAAGAAAAGAACAAGCGCTCAAAGATTGAAGAAGCTGTTGCCGCTACCACTCAAGAATCTATTCGAGAAGCTGCAAAAGAAGGAATATCTCACTTCAGTGCTGCTGCTGTGATCAAAGAAGAGATCAAGTCTCTCGAAGATGCTATCAAGATCCAAACCGTCGAAGTTGGCCTTATCAAGGATCATTATGCAGATTTCAAGTCCAAGTGTTTACCTTAGactttcttttatgttttttaagttttaactatTCAAACAATTATCTGGTTTTATTTCATTTGGTTTGTAACCTTGACAATTGCCTTTTATGGCATTTTTACTTTGCTTATgccatttcaatttcatttcgAATCTTTACTCTGTGCTAATCTTAACTTCTAAAAGCGTTggattatattttttcaaatacttGCCATTTATATTCAATGTTCACTTTTCTGAAGTTAATTCTTCTATCTCATATGCACCATTCGAAAatacttgtattattttaaaaggtcCTTCCCAATTCGGGGACCATTTGCCTAAAACTCTATCTTTTTTGTCCATAGGCAAaataactttccaaactaaATTCCCCACATCAAAGGCTTTCGACTTAACCTTTTTATTATAAGCTTTTGCCACTCTTTCCTTGTCTACTTAAAGTATCAAgcgctcttagcctttcttcgtCTAAATCAACCAATTCATCATACATCATACTCCAATAATGGTCGATTGGTATTTCCATTTGCCTTTGAATTCTGATGGATTGCAAACAAATTTCTACTGGTAACACAGCATCATGACCATATGTTAATCGAAATGGAGTAGAGTTTGTTGACTCTTTAGGAGAATTTCTACATGCCCATAAGACTTGATTTAAAGTCTTGTTCCAATTTCTTGGCTTTTGAGCAATATGTTTTCTGATTAATCCAATGATAATCTTATTGGCAGCTTCTACTTGACCATTTGCTTGCGCATAATAAGGTGTCGAAGTCAAAAGTTTAAACCCTGTTTGCCTAGCAAattcttgcatctttcgaccagtAAACACTGAACCTTGATCAGTTGTGATGGTTTCAGGAATTccaaacctataaatgatgtgGTTTTGGATAAAACTTATCACTTCTTCCTGATCAACATTGGGCAAGGGTATGGCTTCGATCCATTTAGTAAAATAGTCAATACCAACTATTATGTATTTTTGCTTTTTTGATGATGCTGGTTTTatttcaccaattaaatctaatgCCCAACCTCTAAATGGCCAAGGTTTTATTATTGAATGTAGTTCACTTGCAGGTACATGTTGAATTCCTGCATGTTTTTGACATTCTTGGCATCCCTTAGCAAAATCTATACAATCTTTTAACATGGATGGCCAATACATGCCTTGTCGAAATAAAAGCCACTTCATCTTATGGCCTGATTGGTGAGAACCACAAGCTCCACTATGAACGTCAGAGATGGCTATATATGCTTCAGTTTCACTAAGGCACTTTAATAAAATTCCTTCAAGGGTCTTTTTGAATAATTCATTACCAATGATTACATAATTTGATGCCCTATATTTGATCTTTCGAGGAGCATTTCCAATTGGATTTTCCAGATATTCCACAATTGGTTTCCTCCAATCACCATTCACTAAATTGTCAATGACAAAAACTTGGAATTCATCATAAACATTACAATCTATTTTTTGATCagaattatttatttcattCTGGGACCTATATGCCCCCCCCAAGTTTTGGCGTTGACAATTCCGAAAGCATTGGCTCATGAGAAATCAGTTTATCTTTAATCTCCACTAATCGTTCTAATTTCTCTTTGGACACCTTGTATCCAGAAGCAATCTGTGCCAAGTCATTTGCTTCCTGATTCTCTATTCGAGGAACATGTTCTATGTCGATCGAATCGAAATGTTTTAGTAACGCATTCGCTATGACAAAATAACGAATCAAATGTTCTTTAATACATTTGTACTCTTTTGTCAATTGTTTCAAAACTAATTCTGaatcaccttttattttaatgtcttttGCCCCCAGGCTCAACAGTATTTCCAATCCTGCTATTAAAGCCTCATATTCAGCCTCATTATTTGAACAAATACcattgattttatatttaaacttGGTAGGAATTTTTTGTGGGGAAATTATTAAGACACCAATTCCTGTTCCATGTTGATGCTTAGATCCGTCGAAGTACAAAATCCATGGCTCTAAAGCAACATAGTTCTGGGGTGATTCAATTGCTGAATGATCAACAATAAAGTCAGCCACTATTTGGCCTTTAATTGCTTTCAAAGGTTTGTATGAAAGTGAATACTCAGAAAGAGCTAAAGCCCATCTTCCAATTCGACTATGCAGAATTGGTTTTAACAGCATATGCTTAATAACATcataatgagaataaacataaacatcaataggctttatataatgcttcaatttcatacaagaaaaatacaaacaaagacaaagcttttcaatactACTATATCGAGTTTCAACATCATTAAGGACTCTACTTAGATAATATATGGCTTTTTCTTCACCATTTTCGTCCTCTTGGGCTAACATACTACCTAATGTTGTATTGGATGCTGAAATATACAACTTCATAAACTTATTTCTAATTGGAGGCATCAGAGTTGGAGGATTAGACAAGTATTTCTTGATTTCATCGAATGCTTCTTGCTGATCCTGCCCCCAAGTGAAAACGTCTTCTTTCTTGAGTCGAAGCAATGGTGAAAAAGCTTGAGCTTTACCACTTAGATTCGAAATGAATCTCCTCAGAAAGTTGATTTTTCCCAACAAGGATTGAAGTTGCTTTTTGTTTGTTGGAGGCTTAGTCTCCAAAATAGCCTTTGTCTTATTTTAGTTTATCTCAATGCCTTTTTTATGCACCACAAATCCAAGGAAATCccctgcatgtacacaaaaagcacattttaatggattcatttttaatccataTTTCCTCATTCTTTCGAATGACTTTCTTAGACAAACcaaatgatcattttgtgatgatgacttaacaataatatcatcaatatatacttgcataaaagtatctataaaatcatggaaaattgagttcattgctctttggtatgtggctccagcatttttcaatccaaacgGCATCACGACCCATTCATAGGTGCCTAAGGCCCCTGGGCATCGAAAAGCTGTTTTTGCCACATCTTCTTCagcaataaaaatttgattatatcCAGAATATCCATCTAGCATACTAAGATACTCAAAACCTGCTGCTGAATCTATTAGCATTTCTGCCacaggcatggaatattcatctTTGGGGTAGCATTATTTAAATCCCTAAAATCTATACATATCCTAAGagaaccatttttcttaatgacgGGAACTATATTTGCTAACCATTCGACATACCTGGCAGTCCTGATGAATTTGCTTCTCAGCAGCCTTTCAATATCCTCTTTGATTTTAGACAGGATTTCTGGTGCAAACCTTCTTGGTGATTGCTTAACTGGTTTCTTGTCTGGTCGAATAGGTAATCTGTGTTCGACCAAATTTCTGTTTAAACCTGGCATTTCATTGTAATCCCAAGCAAAACAATCTTTGAACTCTTTAAGGAGTTCAACCAGTTTATCACGTAAGTCCTTTGGGATATTGGCACTTATGTACGTTGGCCTTTTGAtcgagccatctccaatatctatTTCCTCCAAAGGGTCCTGGGCTTGCATCTTTTGACTAGAATTCGAAGGATCTTTTTCAAATCCCAATGGTTCTTCATCATAGATGCAGTCCAACTTTTGGATAGTTGGCAATATTTTGCCATTTTCACAATtattggcttcgacagccatattcTCTTGCAGCATAGTGGCTTCCAAAGccatgtttattttgtttttggcctTATAAGCCGAAATCTTGGCCCAAGCATTGGGCTTAGTCATTGTGGTATTCTTCAAAGTCCCACCCAGTTGGGCGGAATTTGTCTTCATCCACATATGGACCATCATCTATCTCCTCTCTCTCCCAAATAAACCCATGAGTTGGATCTAATTTGACATAATGGTAGACATTATCAGCAGGGGCATAGGCATATCCCTGTTCAGTACATGGCGAGATATTCGCCAATTTCTTATCAAATGAATGCTTGGTTATGTGGTGTGTCTCAGCCCTAAAATAACTTTGATCGGCTTCGATATTCTCTACCACACCATCTTCTCTCCAAATACTTACCCTCTGATGGAGAGTCGAAGGCACTGCTCCTACACCATGTATCCACTCCCTTCCTAGAAGCAGATTGTAATTGGCCTTCGATGccacaaccaaaaacaaagttgGCCTGACAGTGCTGCCAACCGCTACATCGACTTGAATTGCCCCTAGTGAGAAACCAGTCTCACCTTCGTAATTCGAAAGAACGATGTTGTGAGGGTGCAAGTCAGTAGAAAACTTACCAATCTTGGTAATCATGAACTCTGGCATCAGATTTACTGCTGCTCCTCCATCAATCAGCACTTTGTTGACCCCCACATTGTTTACTTTGGCCTGAATAAAGAGGGGTTTCAAATGATTCTTCATTCCCTCAGTTGGCCTCTCAAAATTGGCCATCTGTTCCTCTAAATAGCCATTATtcataacataataacacattggcttatgtAAAGCCAATTCACTTTCATCGAACTCATCCTCCCCTTCAGTTACTTCTGACCATACGTCATACTCAGCAGGCAGAATAGAAACTACGTTCACCAGCACATCAAATTCAGGATCTGAATCAAGAAGATCCTCATCCTCCAAGTTTTCCTCTTCGAGCTTGTCATCAACATTTCGATCAGCCAATGGTTGAGACAATCTTTCCTTTGGAGGCCTTCTGGTCACTTCGACCACCTGTTTTCCTTTGTTGTTTTCTGTCTTCTGAGCCTCCTGAAGTGAGAGTTTCTGTTGGCGTTGATGTCTGCGCCATTGTGTTCTTGTCATGGGATTCTTCCCCATGTAGTTGTTCCTGTAAGCATACTTCTTCGAATCTCCAGGCTGACTCGAATGGCTCTTACTCGAACTTCCCTTGTCAACAGAATTTCTGACAAAGTTTGATGCATGACCATGAAC
Coding sequences within it:
- the LOC123896155 gene encoding uncharacterized protein LOC123896155, with the protein product MALEATMLQENMAVEANNCENGKILPTIQKLDCIYDEEPLGFEKDPSNSSQKMQAQDPLEEIDIGDGSIKRPTYISANIPKDLRDKLVELLKEFKDCFAWDYNEMPGLNRNLVEHRLPIRPDKKPVKQSPRRFAPEILSKIKEDIERLLRSKFIRTASRIGRWALALSEYSLSYKPLKAIKGQIVADFIVDHSAIESPQNYVALEPWILYFDGSKHQHGTGIGVLIISPQKIPTKFKYKINGICSNNEAEYEALIAGLEILLSLGAKDIKIKGDSELVLKQLTKEYKCIKEHLIRYFVIANALLKHFDSIDIEHVPRIENQEANDLAQIASGYKVSKEKLERLVEIKDKLISHEPMLSELSTPKLGGVNGDWRKPIVEYLENPIGNAPRKIKYRASNYVIIGNELFKKTLEGILLKCLSETEAYIAISDVHSGACGSHQSGHKMKWLLFRQGMYWPSMLKDCIDFAKGCQECQKHAGIQHVPASELHSIIKPWPFRGWALDLIGEIKPASSKKQKYIIVGIDYFTKWIEAIPLPNVDQEEVISFIQNHIIYRFGIPETITTDQGSVFTGRKMQEFARQTGFKLLTSTPYYAQANGQVEAANKIIIGLIRKHIAQKPRNWNKTLNQVLWACRNSPKESTNSTPFRLTYGHDAVLPVEICLQSIRIQRQMEIPIDHYWSMMYDELVDLDEERLRALDTLSRQGKSGKSL